Below is a window of 'Nostoc azollae' 0708 DNA.
TACCTATGTCCATAGCCAGGTTAAAATTTTGGCAGCGCTCGCACTGGAAAAATCAGGAACGTTCTCAACAATTGGGTTTATTTGCCTGTTTCTGGTTTTTGGGTGTATTTTGCTTTTTCACCATCTCCGTCACCAAACTCCCCAGTTACGTATTACCTTTAATGCCAGCAGCAGCCATTCTTGTAGCCTTATCTTGGAGTAACCTGTACCCAAACACACAAACTCCTCAAGCTTTCCACATCAGTAGTTGGGTGAATGTGGCTTTTCTCTCAACACTTGGAGTGGCATTATTCAACATATCCCACATTATCGGCAAAGACCCCGCTGCACCTGAATTGTACGAACAAATACAAAATTCAGGAATGGCTAATGTGGGTGGTATAATTTGGCTGACTGGTGCTGTAATTATCGCTATTTTGATCCTCTCTTACCGTTGGCGTGCCATCATTACTATTAATTTGGTGGGTTTCGTAGCATTTTTATCATTGGTTTTAATGCCTGCTTTATTCTTGATGGATCAAGAGCGTCAGGAACCTTTAAGACAATTATCTGCGCTCGCAGTCAAAGAAAAACAACCCAATGAAGAATTAGTCATGGTCGGTTTCAAAAAACCGACCGTCACTTTCTACACTCAAAACAAAGTTAATTACCTGGAATTTTCCCAACAAGCTTTAGACCATATTTACAATCAAGCAGCCAACAAAACACATCCAGCATCACTGCTACTTCTGACCGAGCAGAAAAAGTTAATTGATATGAACTTACCACCAGATATTTATAAAAATATCGCCACCAAAGGAGCTTATAATCTCATTCGTATTCCCTTGCAGAGAATTAAACAAAACAAAAAGGAAAAAACAGACATTTCGTAATTCGTAATTTACTCCCCTACCCAATGCGCAATCAACAATTTTTACCATTTAGCAAAGCCTGATTAATTTGTTTTAATAAATCTTCCATGGAGATAGAGCGAGGTAATATCTGGGTAGCAATATTACCAGCAATATCTGCTAAACCACCAACCACATTATTATTTTTTAATAGCTGATATCCTTCCTTGTTTGGTTGTGAAACTTCTGCATTTTTCACCTGATTCAATCTTTGAGCAATCACCAAAATAGGTGGTAAGTTCAACTGTAAATCTGGCAGAGCTTTTAATGCTTTCTGCACTTCTTTATGAATAGCAGATTCACCCAAACAAATTAGGATTAAATCAACACTTTGATGGCGAATTTGTTGCAGCATCTCTGCCCAGCAGTTTCCCATAGCCGCTTTAAAGCCAGCAGTTTGTAAGTACTGAATTAAAGCTTGAAACCATTCTGATCCCCGTTCTGTATTTGCAGAAGATTCACCCTGTGCAAACTCACTTTTGAGAGCAGATTTCTTTTCTAGTTGTTCACCCTTAACCTGCTTGGATTTTACCTGTGGCAAATCACGTAACATGGTCACATCTACTACTAGAATATTGGGAGGGCAGCAAATACCAGAAGCAATTTGCAGCACTGACAATAAAGCATCTGGTTTTCCTTTGGAATTAGCATTTTCTTTGCCCAAAGGAGTTAAGTAAGGAAACACAGATAATTCTGGTATTTGGGAAGCACTTAAAGTAGTAGCAACATCGCAAGTCACCAAAGGTATAGCCGCTAAACGTGGATACTTAGTCAACTTTTGGAGATAATTTTGGGCTGTAGAAGCTTCCACATCTAATAAAATGACATCAAACTGCCAAACCCTTGCTAAAAGTTCTGCTTGATCTAAATCATCTACTTCAATGACTCGATGTTCTCGCAAAGAAGGTTGGGGATTAACAAATTCTAATTCGGAATTCACCAACCTCAGAATCCGCAAAGGCGTTTTTATTGGGGTGTTGTTGTTATTTTCTAAACCTATTTGTTCACCTTCTGGTGTATTAGACAATCTTTCCAAAATCGGTACTAAAGCCTGATGTTCAACTGGTAAACTCAAGAAACTATCAGCACGGTGAGCATAAGCGTGTTCTTTTTCTGCTCCCGTTGCTGTGACAATCACAGGAATATGGCGAGTTACACTATCCGATTTTAGTAAAGTCAGCACATCCCAACCGGAAAGTAGGGGTAGTAAGGGGTTCAAAAATATAGTTTTTGGTTGCAAACGACGGGCTTTTTCCAGTGCTTCTGTTCCCGATCGCGCAATCACCACGCGATAGCCTAAACTTTTAAGATGTTGGGTTAAGTCTTCAATATATCGAGCTACTGCTTCAACCACTAACACTAATCGTTGAGAAGAAATGGGTTGATGTGATTCCGAATTTCCCCCTTCTGATTCCCCAAAGCTGGTTCTGGGAGGAGTGGGTGGTAATAGCAGAGTAAACTGGCTACCTTTACCTTCCTGAGACAAAAAGCTGACATCTCCCCCATGTAGACGAGCCAAAGCCCTTGTTAATACTAGTCCTAAACCAGTGCCTTCAAACTGTCGAGTCAGGGGATTTTCCAATTGTTGGAATTTTTGAAAGATTAAATGTTGTTGATGTTCAGGAATACCAATACCTGTATCCCAAACTGTAAAAGCAATCCAACCTTCCCAACGATTCACCCGCAACCCAATTTCTCCAGAGGTTTCGGTGAACTTAAAGGCATTAGAAAGCAAGTGTACCAACATTTGACGCAATCGTAATTCATCTGCAACTATCTGCTCTAAGCCCGGTTCAATACTTAAGCTGAATTGATGATCCTGTGAATGCTTGCTTTCAGATCGAGAGGAATGAATAAATTTGCTAGGTTGATTGTGGAGTGTTTTAACTTCTGATAAAGCGTGATCGCACACTTCCCGAATTTGCACTGGGGAGGGAGTAAGTTCCATCTGTCCAGTTTCCATCCGAGTCAAATCCAAAATATCATTAATCACACTCATCAAATGGCGGCCACTTTGATGAATTAAACTCGCATAACGGGCTTGTCGCTCGTTTAATTCTCCTAATTGTTGATCTACCAACAAACGTGACAAACCCAAAACTGCTGTCAGTGGTGTTTTCAGTTCATGACTAATACAAGCTAAAAACTCATCTTTTAACCGATTCAGTTGAATCAGATCGGCATTTTTTGCTGCTAATTCTTTGAAAAGTTGTTGCTGTTCAGTCACATCAGTGGCTAAAACCAACCAGAGATCCTCAGTTAAGAGTTCTGAATTTTCAGTGGTGAGCGTAAATTCTGAATCACCACTCAAAACTTTTAATTCATGACTATCTAAAGGAATTTTAGCAAACTGCCAAATTCGCTCCTGACCATTCTGCACTTCCACAACACAAGTACAAGTACCCTGTTGAGCATCTAAATAGCAGTGACTACCAGAAGTAGTATTTGCAGGTACTTGTAGCTCGTCGATAATTGGTAAAACCGATGGTGAGTGAAGAGCTTCATTTCTTCTAGAAAAGTGATTACTATCAGCAGGCCATTTCATCTCCGTGGCTCTTTCTTCGGTTTCGCTGACTCTGTTATGGGGATGAATCTTCACCGCTTGTTGATTAGTGTATTCTAGGTCTTGAGGGCGGACAGGAGCAAGAATAGTTTCTACTTGTTGTCTAATTCCTTCTGGATCTTTCAGGACTCCTAATTGTTGCCACCAAGCAGGGTTTTGCGTTAAAACCTCACCATTACCAGTTTGTAACATCAAAGGCCAAGGTAGTCTTTCCAGCAACTTAACCAAAGGCTTGTGCTTGAATGGTTGATGCTCATTTTGGTCGTATGAGCGAGTTTTGTCCACACCCTGATTTTCTGTTCCCATGCCTGGGAGGCCCAGACCTATTGTTGATCTCTTCCTAGTCAAAAAACTTAGTAAGCGTGAGTTATCCACCAGACCCACAAATTTACCATCTGAATCAGTCAACGCCCAATCTAAAATTTTATTTTTTTGGTTTTGTTGATAACGCAAAAACAAATTAAATTTGTCCAGATGCTCAGAAGCTGATATTGTCTGTATTGGTGAAATCAGACTGGGACTTAAATTACAGATTGACTGGTGTAGAGTTAAAAACGTTTCGCCACTAGCTGCTGCTAATAAATTCGGGATTAAACGGGCAGAGTACAACAATCCTATAGGGTATTGTTGTTGATTCACCACTACCAAGCGATCGCACTGCTCTTTCTCCAAAATCTCCAGCACCACTCCCAAAGTGCTTGTTTCCGGGCAGCTGGGTACGGTTGATAGAAAGTCATAAAGCGGGTAATGTAACATTAACATAAGACTTAAGGGGTCATTCTTCCTCTGTCCGCCTTTGGCATCCATTATCTGCCAAAGTGCTGAGGGTTTTCATGCATGAAAAAATCTCCTCCAAGAAAATTCATACAAGCGTTCTTGGTGGCAATTTAAATTTTATAGAAGCAATTAAATCGACTCTCCTTGACAATTGCTTGCCTCCCACAATTTCCAGAGCAGCTGTGGTTCCGGTTGCCACTCTCGCCAACAACGCGCTATCCTTACCCGTATCTTGTTGGTATTGAAACTCCTTATCTATAGTTACAGCTAAAACAATTATCGCTCCAAAGATTCGCTTTAGAACCTTGAGGAATTATAATGATTTAGAATGAGATAATACTTTAACTGCGTTTATGTATCTTAATCAAGGAGTGAAATGGATAAATCTATCTATATTCAGATAGATATACATAACCCAGCTCATAAAATTTGGTTACTATATCCTCCTCTATTGAACTCTTGAACAACTGGATATTAACTTATATTACACATCTGCAAAAATAGGTATTTATTATAAAATACATAATTCCTCAACAATTGGCCGACATAAAGCGTTCTTTACTCAAAGTTTACCGAAAAGGTTTTACCTCGCTCAATCAAATTGAATTCAGCCTTAATATCATAATTGAGGCGCTCATCTAAGATTTATAAAAAATAAATGATACTACCCATATTATTGATTTGGCTACTAGGTGTTAAAAAATATTTATATAACATTGCTATTCCCAATCAGCAGGAAGGTTTCATAGAGGCGTTAAATAATGTCATAGATGACATTGTGAACCTATTTTTTGGTTCACAATTGACTCCTACTAGTGCTGCAAAAATCCACCAACTACATAACACGAGACAGTTAAATACCAATCAAACAGGAGATAACAATACTCAATATACCTACGTCTTAGCCTGTAATTACCAAAAAAACCAGCAATGGTTTCAGAAAATGAGTGCAGATGAAAGGCAGGAACTATTAGCACAACTTAAATCAGATTACCGACACATTTTGATAGATTACTTCACAACAGACAAAACATTGAAAATAGCGATTGATAAATTCATCAACGCCTTATTTTATGCTAATATTCCTGTGCCACAAATTATAGAAATCCACATGGAACTGATTGACGAATTTTCCAAACAACTAAAATTAGAAGGGAGGAGCGATGAAACATTATTAGATTACAGGCTGACATTGATAGATATTTTGGCACATCTGTGTGAAGTCTATAGAGTTTCCAGTTCTAAAATAAATTGAACTTGTTTAATTGGTATGATTTTCTCTACACCCTACACCCCACACTCTGTTTTCGCCCAGTAGGTATTTAGCACTGCGTTTTAACCGGACAGCAGCAAAAACCCCTTGTACATAGCAAAGGTAAGTAAATACACATCATGTATTTAGTAATACTCTGTATATTGTATTCCTAATACTCAGAGTCTATCTAGTAGAGTACGGCGTAAATAAACCAACTATTCCAAATCTCTGAAAAGCTCACGCCGTATACATTTTGAATTTTGTTAGCGCAGCCTGCTGGAAGCACTATTTTGTTAGCGTAGCCCTTCTGAAAGAAGCATTTTAAATTCACGGCGGTACTAGTAAATTTATGAATAAAGCCAGAAAAACCTATGTTCTCAAGCTTTATGTAGCAGGGAACACACCCAACTCTGTGCGAGCATTAAGCACACTTAAAAACATCCTAGAACAGGAGTTTCAAGGAGTATATGCCCTAAAAGTAATCGACGTTCTTAAAAATCCACAATTAGCGGAAGAAGACAAAATACTAGCCACACCGACATTATCCAAGATTTTGCCACCCCCAGTTCGCAAAATCATCGGCGATCTTTCAGATAGAGAAAGAGTTTTGATAGGATTAGACTTACTTTATGAAGAATTGAGTGAAGAAGACTGGGAATAGTTAAGATATTAATTCATAAAATTCCTAAAAACTGAGTACCCAAGTAATTTAAAAAGCCGGGTTAAATACCCATATTTGATCAGCAATGAGTGACAAAGCGCAACAAGAGCAACAAAATCCACCAATTGGGGGTGTAGAGAAAATCCGCACAATGATCGAGGGTTTTGACGATATTAGTCATGGCGGTTTACCAGTCGGGAGAACAACCTTAGTCAGCGGTACTTCTGGTACAGGTAAAACCTTATTATCCCTACAATTTTTGTATAATGGCATCACTTACTTTGATGAACCAGGAGTATTTGTTACCTTTGAAGAATCACCAAGCGACATTATTAAAAATGCCCATATTTTTGGGTGGAATTTGCAAAAACTGATTGAAGAAGGAAAGTTATTTATTCTCGATGCATCTCCGGATCCTGAAGGTCAAGATATTGTCGGCAACTTTGACCTATCAGCCTTAATTGAACGCTTACAGTATGCCATTCGCAAATACAAAGCTCATCGGGTTTCCATTGATTCAATCACAGCAGTATTCCAACAATATGAAGCAGTGGGAGTAGTGCGACGAGAAATATTTCGCCTAGTAGCACGTCTCAAACAATTATATGTCACTACTATCATTACCACAGAACGTGGAGAAGAATATGGACCTGTAGCTTCTTTTGGAGTAGAAGAATTTGTTTCCGACAATGTAGTCATTGTTCGCAACGTTTTAGAAGGAGAACGCCGACGACGGACAATTGAAATTCTCAAATTACGTGGAACAACTCACATGAAAGGTGAATATCCATTCACCATTACTAATGCAGGAGTTAACATTTTCCCATTAGGAGCAATGCGGCTAACACAAAGGTCTTCAAATGTCCGCGTATCTTCGGGAGTCAAAACTCTAGATGAAATGTGTGGTGGTGGTTTCTTTAAAGATTCGATTATTTTAGCCACAGGAGCCACAGGTACTGGTAAGACTCTGTTAGTCAGTAAATTTATTCAAGATGGCTGTGTGAGCGGTGAGAGAGCAATTTTATTTGCTTATGAAGAATCCCGCGCTCAACTGTCTCGAAATGCCTATTCTTGGGGAATTGATTTTGAAGAATTAGAACACCAAGGCTTATTAAAAATAATTTGTACCTATCCCGAATCAACTGGGTTAGAAGACCACTTGCAAATTATTAAATCAGAAATTGCTGATTTTAAGCCAGCTAGAATTGCCATTGATTCTCTCTCAGCCCTGGCTAGAGGCGTAAGCAATAATGCTTTTCGTCAGTTTGTAATTGGTGTTACAGGCTATGCCAAACAAGAAGAGATAACAGGGTTCTTTACGAACACAAGCGACCAATTTATGGGGTCACATTCAATCACTGATTCTCATATTTCCACGATTACTGATACAATTCTCATGTTGCAGTATGTGGAAATACATGGTGAAATGTCACGGGCAATCAACGTATTCAAGATGAGGGGTTCGTGGCACGATAAGGGGATTAGGGAGTACAATATTACGGCTGATGGGCCGAATATCAAAGATTCATTCCGTAATTATGAACGAATTGTTAGTGGAGCGCCTACCCGCGTTATCATGGACGAAAAGGCGGAACTTTCTCGCATTGTCAAACGTTTTGAAGAGAAGTAGATTTCTGATTTTTAAATTCGGTATAGTAGTATATTATTTGCTTCATTTAGTATCGTGCTATATTCTATGTGAAGACAAGTTTTCTGCCGCTACATAGATTGATTTTCGTGTGAGGGGATGCGGTGAAAGGACAGCACTTATTTCATAGTTTCTTGCCTGGTGTAACAGCAGCAGTATTAACGACTCAATCGGCTTGGGCTAATACCCATAAAGTTGGTGACGTCAAAGTGGTGTCTTCTCCTAGTATCTTGACTGCAACCAATGGGAAACCCTCAGTTGTGGACGACATCAACAGACAGCAGCGCAATACCGCAGTTGATAATTCTCCAGCTTTAGTAGCTACTCTGGATTTTAGTAACCTGAGTGTGACGTCTGTGGCTAGTCACGATGTTAGAGAAGCCTCTTTGGTTCATAATGGCAGCGTGACAAAAGAAAACAGCCCGAAAACACTTTTGCCAAATGCAGTGACTAGTGCAAAATTAGCACAGTTACGGGAAGGGGAAAAATGTTTACAGGCAAGGCAAAAAAGCCAAGCTGCTATGCTTCTGGCTTTAAAGGCTTGTTCACAAAAAAATGGGGCGTCCAAGAAGGTAGCTCAAGTTACTAATCCTGGTGATTCACAAACGCCTAATACTTCAGAGCCATCTGTTCCAAACGTAGAAACTGCCACACCTGCACCGACAGACTCTAAAGGGTCACCTCTGGAAAACCTGAATTCTAATCCTAATCCTCTGCTATTTCCCACAAAACCAGAGGAAGTCAGGCTTCAGAAAAATCAGCCCATTACTTTGGCCGAGGCGCTGGAACTGGCAAAGCAGAATAACAACGAATTACAAGTGTCGATATTGCAGTTAGAGCGCAGTAAATCTGCTCTCCGAGAAGCCCAGGCTGCCTTGTTGCCTACTTTGGGGGTGAATGGTAATGTCACTAATAGCCGTAGTTCTAGCAACACACTGCAAGCTAAACAGCAAGAGAGGTTAAATCCTCTGTCACCTGATGCTGAATCGAATACTAGCTTTGGTGGTCAAGCAGAACTTACGTATAATCTTTATACGTCTGGGAGACGAAATGCAGCAATTACAGAGGCTGAGGAACAGGTACGATTTCAGGAATTAGATGTAGAAAGACAATCTGAAGAAATTCGCCTGAATGTTGCCACAGATTACTATAATCTGCAACAGGCAGATGAAAATGTACGTATTTCTCAGTCGGCGGTACAGAATTCTGAGGCTAGTTTGCGAGATGCACAGGCTTTGGAAAGGGCTGGAGTGGGTACAAGATTTGATATGTTGCGATCGCAGGTGAATTTAGCCAATGCCGAACAAGAGTTAACTGATGCTCGTTCTCAGCAAGCCATCGCTCAGCGGCGGTTAGCTACTCGCCTAAATCTGCCACAGTCGATAAATATCACTGCTGCTGACCCTGTGCAGTTAGCTGGTCTTTGGGAACGTGGTTTAGAAGATAGCATTATCTTAGCTTATCAAAACCGCCCCGAACTACAACAGCAGTTGGCACAGCGGAATATTAGCGAACAACAAAGAAGACAAGCTCTAGCATCTTTAGGACCGCAAATTAGTTTAGTTGCCAGCTATGACCTGCTAGATGTGTTTAATGATAGTATCAACGTTAGCGATGGTTATTCTGTGGGAGTGCGAGCCACCCTGAATTTATATGATGGTGGTGCAGCAAAAGCAAGAGCAGCCCAGGCTAAAACTAATATTGCGATCGCTGAAACTAATTTTGCAGAACAACGTAACCAAATCCGTTTTCAAGTAGAACAGGCTTATTCTACCCAGATCGCTAACTTGGAAAACGTCCAAACTTCCAACGCGGCTCTAGAGCAAGCCAAAGAGTCCCTACGGTTAGCTCGTTTGCGATTCCAAGCTGGTGTAGGTACTCAAACAGATGTGATTAACGCGGAAAATGAACTTACCAGATCCGAAGGTAATCGCGTTCGCGCCATCTTGAACTACAACCGTGCTTTAACCGAGTTACAACGCTATGTAACATCTAGGGCTTTTAAGAAGTAAATCAACTTTTTAAAAGAGCCAAAAGCCTCATTTAGCAGTGTAATTACTAGCAAATGAGGCTTTTATCAGTTATCAGTTAAATAACTAAATTTTCAATGCCCAATGACTAAAATCACATCCAAAGAAATTGCCCAGTTCCGCTCTCAACTAGCAGATGATCTTCAAGCAATGGAAGCATTAGACTTGATTGAGGATTGTGATGGAGACTTAGAAGATGCAGCTATGACCCTTGCTATCAAAGCTGGACAAGAACCAGGACGAACAAATTCTGAGTGGTTAGACGCTTTAGCAAAAAAATGGCGTGCAGTCCTGTGTGAACAAGAATATCGGGAAGATTTGCTCAATGACTCAGTTGCTGGCATGATGTCACACCTGAAAAGTATCCCAGAGTTTCCCAATATTTTGGTAACCCCAGTTTTAATATATGTCCTCAAGCAAGGCGTGAATAATTTTTGTGAGCCTTTGGATTCTTTAAAATAATATTTAGTGCTGACTGTGGGGTGGAGCTAGTAGCACAAGGCGAAAGTCAAAAGTCAAAAGTCAAAAGTCAAAAGTCAGAAATATTATGGAGTAGGCTTTTTCTCTATTTTAAATGGTTGCTCTATTGATGTGATGCCGTAGTATACTACTGCTGATACCCTGTTAATTAAGGACAATTTTTTCCAGATAACAATTTTTAGATCAATGAATTACCTTGTTGCCGTATTATCCGATCGCATCCAAGCTGAAGCTGCTTACTTAGACCTAGAAAAAGTAGGTATAAATAGCTCTATCCTGGGTAGAGGATACAAAACCGCTGATGAGTTTGGTTTGATTGATCCCAAGGAAGAAGCTAAAAAACAAGCAAGATTGATGGCATTCTGGCTGCTACCATTTGGCTTTTTTGCTGGTTTTACCTTCAGTTTCATCACTGCCTTAGATACCTTTGCTTGGGCTGGAGAAATTGGCAATCATGTAATTGGCGGGCTACTTGGTGCTGGTAGCGGCGCTATGGGTAGCGTATTTGTTGGTGGTGGTGTAGGTTTAGTTTCAGGTGGTGGAGATGCTTTACCCTACCGCAATCGCTTGGATGCTGGAAAATACATAATTGTCGTTCAGGGTTCAGAAACTCTGACTCGCCAAGCTACTCGCATATTACGCCAGTTTGACC
It encodes the following:
- a CDS encoding ATP-binding protein produces the protein MLMLHYPLYDFLSTVPSCPETSTLGVVLEILEKEQCDRLVVVNQQQYPIGLLYSARLIPNLLAAASGETFLTLHQSICNLSPSLISPIQTISASEHLDKFNLFLRYQQNQKNKILDWALTDSDGKFVGLVDNSRLLSFLTRKRSTIGLGLPGMGTENQGVDKTRSYDQNEHQPFKHKPLVKLLERLPWPLMLQTGNGEVLTQNPAWWQQLGVLKDPEGIRQQVETILAPVRPQDLEYTNQQAVKIHPHNRVSETEERATEMKWPADSNHFSRRNEALHSPSVLPIIDELQVPANTTSGSHCYLDAQQGTCTCVVEVQNGQERIWQFAKIPLDSHELKVLSGDSEFTLTTENSELLTEDLWLVLATDVTEQQQLFKELAAKNADLIQLNRLKDEFLACISHELKTPLTAVLGLSRLLVDQQLGELNERQARYASLIHQSGRHLMSVINDILDLTRMETGQMELTPSPVQIREVCDHALSEVKTLHNQPSKFIHSSRSESKHSQDHQFSLSIEPGLEQIVADELRLRQMLVHLLSNAFKFTETSGEIGLRVNRWEGWIAFTVWDTGIGIPEHQQHLIFQKFQQLENPLTRQFEGTGLGLVLTRALARLHGGDVSFLSQEGKGSQFTLLLPPTPPRTSFGESEGGNSESHQPISSQRLVLVVEAVARYIEDLTQHLKSLGYRVVIARSGTEALEKARRLQPKTIFLNPLLPLLSGWDVLTLLKSDSVTRHIPVIVTATGAEKEHAYAHRADSFLSLPVEHQALVPILERLSNTPEGEQIGLENNNNTPIKTPLRILRLVNSELEFVNPQPSLREHRVIEVDDLDQAELLARVWQFDVILLDVEASTAQNYLQKLTKYPRLAAIPLVTCDVATTLSASQIPELSVFPYLTPLGKENANSKGKPDALLSVLQIASGICCPPNILVVDVTMLRDLPQVKSKQVKGEQLEKKSALKSEFAQGESSANTERGSEWFQALIQYLQTAGFKAAMGNCWAEMLQQIRHQSVDLILICLGESAIHKEVQKALKALPDLQLNLPPILVIAQRLNQVKNAEVSQPNKEGYQLLKNNNVVGGLADIAGNIATQILPRSISMEDLLKQINQALLNGKNC
- a CDS encoding KaiA family protein gives rise to the protein MILPILLIWLLGVKKYLYNIAIPNQQEGFIEALNNVIDDIVNLFFGSQLTPTSAAKIHQLHNTRQLNTNQTGDNNTQYTYVLACNYQKNQQWFQKMSADERQELLAQLKSDYRHILIDYFTTDKTLKIAIDKFINALFYANIPVPQIIEIHMELIDEFSKQLKLEGRSDETLLDYRLTLIDILAHLCEVYRVSSSKIN
- the kaiB gene encoding circadian clock protein KaiB — protein: MNKARKTYVLKLYVAGNTPNSVRALSTLKNILEQEFQGVYALKVIDVLKNPQLAEEDKILATPTLSKILPPPVRKIIGDLSDRERVLIGLDLLYEELSEEDWE
- the kaiC gene encoding circadian clock protein KaiC, producing MSDKAQQEQQNPPIGGVEKIRTMIEGFDDISHGGLPVGRTTLVSGTSGTGKTLLSLQFLYNGITYFDEPGVFVTFEESPSDIIKNAHIFGWNLQKLIEEGKLFILDASPDPEGQDIVGNFDLSALIERLQYAIRKYKAHRVSIDSITAVFQQYEAVGVVRREIFRLVARLKQLYVTTIITTERGEEYGPVASFGVEEFVSDNVVIVRNVLEGERRRRTIEILKLRGTTHMKGEYPFTITNAGVNIFPLGAMRLTQRSSNVRVSSGVKTLDEMCGGGFFKDSIILATGATGTGKTLLVSKFIQDGCVSGERAILFAYEESRAQLSRNAYSWGIDFEELEHQGLLKIICTYPESTGLEDHLQIIKSEIADFKPARIAIDSLSALARGVSNNAFRQFVIGVTGYAKQEEITGFFTNTSDQFMGSHSITDSHISTITDTILMLQYVEIHGEMSRAINVFKMRGSWHDKGIREYNITADGPNIKDSFRNYERIVSGAPTRVIMDEKAELSRIVKRFEEK
- a CDS encoding TolC family protein produces the protein MKGQHLFHSFLPGVTAAVLTTQSAWANTHKVGDVKVVSSPSILTATNGKPSVVDDINRQQRNTAVDNSPALVATLDFSNLSVTSVASHDVREASLVHNGSVTKENSPKTLLPNAVTSAKLAQLREGEKCLQARQKSQAAMLLALKACSQKNGASKKVAQVTNPGDSQTPNTSEPSVPNVETATPAPTDSKGSPLENLNSNPNPLLFPTKPEEVRLQKNQPITLAEALELAKQNNNELQVSILQLERSKSALREAQAALLPTLGVNGNVTNSRSSSNTLQAKQQERLNPLSPDAESNTSFGGQAELTYNLYTSGRRNAAITEAEEQVRFQELDVERQSEEIRLNVATDYYNLQQADENVRISQSAVQNSEASLRDAQALERAGVGTRFDMLRSQVNLANAEQELTDARSQQAIAQRRLATRLNLPQSINITAADPVQLAGLWERGLEDSIILAYQNRPELQQQLAQRNISEQQRRQALASLGPQISLVASYDLLDVFNDSINVSDGYSVGVRATLNLYDGGAAKARAAQAKTNIAIAETNFAEQRNQIRFQVEQAYSTQIANLENVQTSNAALEQAKESLRLARLRFQAGVGTQTDVINAENELTRSEGNRVRAILNYNRALTELQRYVTSRAFKK